A region of the Phoenix dactylifera cultivar Barhee BC4 chromosome 10, palm_55x_up_171113_PBpolish2nd_filt_p, whole genome shotgun sequence genome:
TTTCCCTCCGTGTCCTCCTCCGCTTCCCATTCTGGCGCCGCCGGGATATAGGGGGGCCGCGGAATCCGGAGGACGGATTCCCAGTCTATCCCTCTGAAAAATTCGTGCTGCTTGACGCCGTCAAGCGAGATTCTTCTACCGGGGTCCTTCTCGAGAAGCCGGCGCAGCAAATCGCGTAACGGCGTCTGCTCTCCCGTCAGCTCAGGCTCCATCAGTAGGATCCGGTAGAAAGTTTCCTTCCGGTTTTGCCCCCGGAACGGCGTCCGGCCGTACAGCATCTCGTAGAGGACGACGCCGAGGCTCCACCAGTCGACGGCGAAATCGTGACCGTCCCCTTGGATGATCTCCGGCGCCACGTAGTCCTCCGTCCCCACGAACGAGTTCGACTTCCCCGACGCCGACGACTTCGAGGTGGATTCGCAGCCGGGGACGGAGTCCTCCAGCGAGTCGGAGCTATCGGGCGACACGCCAGCATTGCAAGAGAAGCAGCCCGGGAAGAGTTCCTTCTTTGCGGGCGGCGGATCGCAGGGGCGAGGGCCGGGTTTCTTGTCGGAGGGTTTGAGAGGCTCCGGCGATCTCGCCGGGAGCTTGGTGGAGAGGTCGAAGTCGATGAGCATCAGGTGGCCGTTTTCTTGGATCAAAACGTTCTCGGGCTTCAGATCTCTGTAGACAATCCCCAATCCGTGCAAGTACTCCAACGCGAGCACCAGCTCCGCCGCGTAGAACCTGAAGAACATGAAGAGAGCAGCAGATTTAGGTTAAAAATCAGGGAAAATTTCGGAGCAAATCGAATAGATCCGCCGATTGGGAGACGGAGAACAGGAAACCCTACCGGATTGCATCGTCAGAGAACATCTTCTCCGTCTGCCGCCGGCGTATCGAGTTGAGATCGCCGCCGGAGCAGCGCTGGATGACGACCCCGACGATCTTGTCGGTGGAGACGACGCCACGGAGGGAAGGGAGCAAGGGATGTCGGAGGGCGAGGAGGACGTCGCGCTCAAACCAGATCCGGCGGTAGGCGTCGGCGGTGTTCTTGTTCTCGATGGAGGAGCGGGAGATAGCCTTGAGGGCGAGGGCCTCCGGGTAGGTAGGGGAGCGGACGAGGAAGACGACGCCCTTCGCGCCGCGGCCAAGGACAGCGACGGCCTTCAGGTCGCCAAGGTCCAGCGgcggcgccggcgccggcggCGAGTTAGCCATTGCCGAAGGGATTTCTCGTAATAGGCGCACAGATAAAACATAGAAGAAAAAGCTAGGGcttctatttatatttatagaGCGGGTttcgggtggttctatatacaccccccctattgctcaggacaccccccaaaaattaaaaaaaaattaaatactctctacaccccccatttgctaaggacacccctaaaaaattaaaaattcctaaattaccccccaccctccccaccccctcacctaaattgctctctacaccccccaaaccccccccaccccgctcttcccctccaaaacacctcgccaacgcccaaaacccccccgttcccccttctccctctcgtcgccggcattctcccgatctccgaccacctcgccggcttctcccggaaccacctcgccggcttctcccgaaatttttttttttcacggttcgtgctccgttcggcactggatcgccgaacaaaaggcttctgttcggctgaacagtgccggacagaagccttctgttcggcactgtgcagccgaacagatctgttcggttgagggttgccgaacagaaggcttctgttcggcactgttcagccgaacagaagccttttgttcggcgatccagtgccgaacggagcacgaaccgtgaaaaaaaaaattcgggagaagccggcgaggtggtcggagatcgggagaatgccggcgacgagagggagaagggggaacgggggaggaggggtttaaggggggtttgaggggtgtttttttttttcttttcaaaacaaaacggaggaggaggaaggggggtgtatgagaaaatttcaagggcaatatggtaattacactaaaggttagtttgggtattttttttttggtttttggggggtgtcctgagcaatagggggggtgtatatagaactacccgcgGGTTTCGTGGCGGAGCTCCCTGGAGAGGGATGCTTTGAATCGATCTATCAGCTGTTTCGAAAtcgtaatattttattttttaattttatcggATGTATCATTACTTGGCGAGCAAGAATCGGAGGGAGAGTAAACACCAATTGCGTCGGACAACACCACCGAATCCCGTGACGGCGGTTTTTTATGCGGACGATTTTGTAGAAATTTGTATGCGGACAAAAGGAAAAGATATTATCACCCTCCCTGTAATCCCATTATCCCGTTAGTTTAAAGTAACGGCGTTATAACCCATCCTTTCTCCAAATAAAAGTGCAACAAATTAATTGGTTGAATTATGTTACAAAGGATAAAGAATTTATGGGTTCTACCATCTTGAATTTTCAAAGAATTTCGATATTAGAAGCTTGTAGGAAGATAAACATAAACTTAtctaaaaataagaataaaagttCTATTAATTGATGATCCCATTTAAAACAAACAtaaacttgtcaggaaaataagaataaaagttTAGGTAATTGATGATATGAGAAAAAAAGTTCCTCTTTTGTAATTATAACTTTACATTTATACATTCTTTTCTATAAATGTTAAGACGGATAATCCATTCTATTTTGCCATTTATCTTATCATTTCAGGTCCCCATTGCTTATGCAGGTGTTACTCCCTAATCCTAAACGTTTGTTAGTTACTTTATTCTACTAGGAGACTTTATTCTTAGCTGATCGAGATACCGTTGTTCTATATTGAAGATTTGTATTCTTTGTAATGTAGATCCTTTTGGGAATTGTTATATATCCTATCGCTTAGTATGCACTCAACCTACACTTTAATACTTTTCCATGCTTGGGCTGCATTTCAACGCTTCAGCTTGAGTTTATCATTTGATGTTTGATTTATGCTCGATCTCCTATTTAGGATTCAATCAGTGCTCAATCTATAATTGGTCCATGCTTGGGTTGTAGTCCATTTTTTGCTCTCATCTTGGACACATTTTTTGCTCAGCCTGTCCTTTGAGTTGCATCTTTGACTCTCAAATCACTTTCTATACTATGAACAAAATCTTCAAGTATGTGGTAGTTTTTACACTTTCTCCAATTTACCATTTCTCAGTTTCTTTAGTGACATTATAAAATTTGCAGTTAACCAACACATATCTCTTCGCTATTAGGTTGAATTAGATGTAAATAACCATAAACAATTGATGATAATAGTTATTATAGTatattatttagtattataataatttgttataatgcaaatAATAATCATTATTTGGCATTTGCAATGTACTCTTAATGAAAtagtttttttactttttttttcctccacaaAATTTTGTACcatctaaaaattattttttaataagtaaacaataatatatattataataatatatgtcattataaattttatattattttctttttaatttataatgTTATTACAATGgtcattataatatttattgctttaatattaaaatttctAAATCATATGGAACGAGGAAAATGATAATTATTGAATGAAATAATTCTATTAATGGAACTTTTGTTAACTTATAAATATCATTATTGTGATCATCATTTTGATGTATTTAccattatataataaaataacagtcattgtttgatattttttttaagaaatatatGTAATTTGTATTATTATATTGAAaataatcttttcttttcaaaatttgaaatttccatctacacttgaaaTCCGtgattatacataacttttggTTACATTGGTATGTTCTTACAACTGCTATAGCCATCATTATTTTAacattaaataattttaaatcacTACTGAAAAAATGGATACTTAACGGCTATTTAAATGTCATACCGGACAACTTAAAACTCCAACTAATCCGCCCGCTTAAGCAGAAAATTTGGAAACGAAAAACGGATCGGTCCCGCACGGAAGTTTTATGCGAATGTACGGAGGGAAAGGGAGGTACCTGACACCGTTTCATCCGAGTTCCTTCCAGGAAAATGTACTCCCCACTAGATCTGGCCTTCTAGAAGGGCCCCGGAGTTGGTTAACGCAATCTAGACCGTTGAATTAGTCTCGACATGGGATGATGATGGCTCTTGACGGTGTGATGTGGACTTGGAAACGGGCGCGGGGGAAGGAACAGACGGTGGGGATTAATGCGATGGAAAGCGGGGCCGCCTTCGGGTCGCGTAATACGGCGCGTGGTGCGGAGAGGGGTAGTTTGGTCTTTTTACATTCTATTCGAAGTAACGAGAAAGCGGGAAGCTGTGAGTTGCTTAACGCGCCGTTTGGGGGACCAGGTTTGTAAATTAACCGCCGGCCTTATAAAATTTCCACCACCTTTGCATGCTGTAATTTTTGATAGATCTTAAAAAAGTATTTATTAATTGAATTCTTTTTACTTAAAATCGATTAGTAATTATTTGGATGGATTTGGATCTTGAGAATCGATTGTTAATATTGTTCAGCCTCATTTTGAGTTGAGGTAGACTGATTTCCATCCTAAATGTCCAAAGAATACATGAACAAAGTGcataaatgaattcatattttcaaggtatactttttattttattttctccaaAAAGAGAAATGTGACCTGAACTAGAaagtaaatttatttgaaaaaagtaaatattcatacaaaaaaatTGTCCAAGAAAAGTGGGGACTTATACTGATGTGCAATGTAATATACTAGAGAATTAAGCTTGCTGCTTAGAAGTTCGTTAATGAACTAAGCATAAGTGTGATTGTCGTAATATATCTACCTGAAAAAAACTAACAATGATCCGCTACAACCGAGTGATTGCACCTGTTTGTTATGTGACATGAGGTTCTCTATTTGAATTTCGGCCTTATTGGTTCTCAAGTATCTTGGCCAAACAACCATATTTAGTGATGCCCTACTATTattctcttaaaaaaatatttttttaatatatagatGCGTGAATGGTTTTCATATGTATCCGATATAGCAAACAAGGAGACATATCCCCCTTACTTTTCTAAAGTTTTGCTTCAGGtgagggtttgggggtgtatcTTTTATGAGAAGGAAGGATTTACCTTCCTTCGCatgaatccaccattggatcatcTACATATCGCTTGAAGATATGTGTAGATGAATAAGTAATGAAGTTTGGAGagttttgagatttgtgcagtgGATGATCTAATGGTGGACTCATGCGAAGAAAAGTAATCCTTCTTTCGtgtgaaagatacaacctgaTCTCAGAGATGATCGTGCATGAAGAAGGAGGGCGAACCTTTCTTTTGCACGGAAGATACAACCAGATCTTAGAGGAGATCGTGCAtgcattttttttgttgattcatTGATTTAGGAGCTGAAGTCCAAACCTACACTCACTTTACACTTTTCTCCATCTTTTCTAGTTGTATCATGTATTTTTAACGAACCCAACAAGCACTATCTTTTTCTCCCTTCAACAACCAACTAAGGGTTGTACTATCCTCTGTGGTGCAAAATATGTATTACTTACTAAAATAAGTGGACTTTTCTACCACCTTGacatcttcctcttctttgaAAAATCATCCTTCTTTGTAACATTTAAAAAAGTGAAAATCATCCTTTCTACCTAAAAGAGAGAGGTTCAATCCAATAAAGTTCCTTTGCGTATTCCCTTTGTGACATGGAATGCATAAAATTTGGTTGtcctccctccatctcttagaACTCAAGTCTAATAGATTTCTCTTTCAGtcgctttctttttctttctctaggGGTCCCTTCTCCACTACCCTTCTCTAAGGGTCTAATAGATGGaacatatttttagattttatgtGCTCTAACGATaacttatattttataaaacttGGATTGTAGGCTCAACCATAAGATATAGCAAGTTAAAACAAGCCCTTCAAAAAAGAtgatcttcataaatttttgtTCTAGTTAATTGGCCTACAATCCTTGAGGTTAGAAATATCCTTAAGAATTCTATGATGGACGTACGGGCTGGTATagaaaattttatatgaatgGGTTTAGGTCCCTCTCTTCTTGCAGCCACGAAATTCTGAAGTTGCTCCCTACCAAGTTCATGActagaaagaagagaagggccaGCTTACTATTGGTAGGAGGATTTGACatcattgaaaaataaaataaaattactgTGATCAATCTTGGCAATACACAATCTTGCACATAACAAATAAAATTAAGTGCAGTCTCATCCTTTCCTCGATCTATTTCACATCCTTTTGTCATATTTGGAGGAAGAATTTCCgattccttcttttcgttgtgAATGTAaagatacatacatgcatgcgcATGTTTGCACACGAGCATATGCACACATAATGCCTACatattgaggaggttttagtatGAATCGCATAGTGTTACTGGTGTTAAATATGTAAGAATTGTTAGAtatcatattatttttattttttcaaaaaataaaataaataa
Encoded here:
- the LOC103708546 gene encoding serine/threonine-protein kinase OXI1-like, with amino-acid sequence MMEGASEELDRRSRYLSSLIQHTKLKPDGELQKRRPQPAKPDKEKHRPTVSGGRRRRKGMGLSMVARMMRRSSGRTCRNLLASFYLRFPNLNPLWGLRVLHKLRMKLVTNQVARRQLEKEIVREERELEPPETRSININRSPSFFFYVLSVRLLREIPSAMANSPPAPAPPLDLGDLKAVAVLGRGAKGVVFLVRSPTYPEALALKAISRSSIENKNTADAYRRIWFERDVLLALRHPLLPSLRGVVSTDKIVGVVIQRCSGGDLNSIRRRQTEKMFSDDAIRFYAAELVLALEYLHGLGIVYRDLKPENVLIQENGHLMLIDFDLSTKLPARSPEPLKPSDKKPGPRPCDPPPAKKELFPGCFSCNAGVSPDSSDSLEDSVPGCESTSKSSASGKSNSFVGTEDYVAPEIIQGDGHDFAVDWWSLGVVLYEMLYGRTPFRGQNRKETFYRILLMEPELTGEQTPLRDLLRRLLEKDPGRRISLDGVKQHEFFRGIDWESVLRIPRPPYIPAAPEWEAEEDTEGNNSIDVEKLVQEVFGNVDGNGNLAEEASDKNSAVNREEGLRDPSKTVDFSVF